The bacterium DNA window ATGGGCGTCTCAGTGAAGTACGCTCACAGTGAAGTTGGGCTGGCTGCGGCGCACGAGGAAAGCGGCATGTCGTGGGAGCAGCATGAGATCGAGCTTGCGCTCGAACCGCTGGCGCGCGCCGCGGACAATGTGCTGTTGACACAATGGGTGCTGCGCAATCTTGCGCATGAACAGAATCTGCATTTGAGCTTTGACCCCGTGGTCAAGCGCGGCCACGCGGGCAGCGGCATGCACTTTCACATGGCCCTGCGCAAGGGCGACGAGTTCTTGAGTGTGCGGCAGGCCGACGGCGAGTTCCGGCCCGAAGCGCAAGCGCTGATGGCGGCCCTGCTTGAGCATGGTGCGGCGCTCATGGCCTATGGCAATCGCAAACCAAGTTCGTTTGTCCGACTGTTCCAGGGCAAGGAGTCGCCGACTGCGATTACCTGGGGCAGTTTCAACCGGAAGGCGCTCGTCAGACTGCCGATCACCACGCGCGACGAGGCCGGGCGGTCAGTCTCGACCGAGACGATTGAATTCCGGTTGCCGGATGGCTCGGCGCTGCCGCACCTGCTATTGGCGGGGGTGGCGCAGGTAATGACGGCGGCGGCCAGCTGGACGAACCGGCCGGAGATCGTCTCCCGGACGGCTGCCGATGCGCAAGTCAGTGGGGGAGCCAGCAAGCTGCCTCAGAACGGCGGTCAGGTCGCGGAGGCCCTTGAACGGGTTCGCCCGATCCTCGAGGCCGGAGGCATTTTCCCGGTGGCGATGATTGACGCTGATCTGTCTCGCTTGAGGATGCCAGAAATCTCTTAAAATACTCTTGACTCCCCATAGATTTCATGGTATATTGGCCTTAAGCCGTTAACCGCTGTCTGCGGTTGACTTTTGAAGCCTTGGATGCTGTTCTGGCCTTGTCGCGACGGATCGGTGCTGCCCCCCTCGTTTCGATAGTTGGTTTGCAGGCGTGAAAGGCTTCCCCGTGGCTGGGGAAAGTGTTAATTTTCAGTAGATTGAACGGGGCGGACGGAAGGGAAGCAGAACATGCCGAAGAGACTTTACGTGGGCAATCTGCCGTTTAGTGCGACTGAGGAGTCAATTCGTCAGGCGTTTTCGGCGCACGGCGAAGTCACCAATGTAGCCATGATCATGGACCGTGAGACGGGTCGTCCGCGCGGTTTTGGCTTCGTTGAAATGGACGATGCGGGTGCTGATGCGGCGATCGTGGCCTTGAACGGTACCAATTTTGGTGGCCGTACGCTACGGGTGAACGAAGCTCAACCGCGCCCCGAAGGTGGCGGAGGCGGTGGCGGTGGATTCCGTGAGCGTCGTCCGCGTCGCGGTGGCATGGGCGAGTAAAACCCGCCTTTGATCAAAAATTATGCTCTGACAGCCCGTACTCCGTGCGGGCTGTTCTCTATTTTGCACGAAGCAGAGATTTGCGCAACGATTCGACAATAATTCTCGGTGCGGGCCCGGCAGGTCTCGCCGCCGGGTACTACATAACGCTGGCGGGACAATCAGCCCTGTTGTTGGAAGCCGCTGCGGAGGCAGGCGGCTTTGCGCGCACGTTTACCGATGGCGAGTTTCGCTATGATAGCGGAGCGCACCGCTTCCACGACAAGGATGTCGGAATCACGGAAGACATGCGGGCGCTGATGGGGGCCGAACTCCTCGAAGTACATGCTCCGAGCCAGATATTCTGGGAAAATCGCTTTCTGAACTTCCCACTCTCGCCGGGTAATCTCGTGCGGCGCA harbors:
- a CDS encoding RNA-binding protein produces the protein MPKRLYVGNLPFSATEESIRQAFSAHGEVTNVAMIMDRETGRPRGFGFVEMDDAGADAAIVALNGTNFGGRTLRVNEAQPRPEGGGGGGGGFRERRPRRGGMGE